The genomic window ctcaaatttcttattcaatttttagttatatttaatttatgatttcaattttattttgtttaattGCATATTATaactattataaatattttacggttacataataataataaaagctcCTACTATCTATATAAGGAGCTATTTTGCAAAAATTACAATCAtctatctttcaaaaaaaaaatctttcttcacTAGCATACTCACTTTTATTTTGAGGGTATAAAGATTGGTCTTGTTCTATCTAGTCTCCCTTTGGACGTGCATATAGCAGGAGACGACGTTGAGAGCTTTTTGAGGTTTTATCTTGGAGTAATGGTAGGCCTTTGGTATCCGCATGTAAGGAGGCCATCCTGTCTTTAGGACAACGATTTCTTCGTGACTCTTCAAAAAGGCcggctttctttatttttttaaattatattgatATTTGCTCTAAAGTTTGGTTCTTAATTTGGCAattattttttgaacttttttttgtatgaaatctattgagtttaatttatacaCTATTTTTTTTAGCATGTTCTTGCCgtctaagaaatttttttccattgaATAGATCAGGTTTGAAACTAAATAAATCTTCTAAATCTATTGGAAGATATCGAAAGAGAAAATTAAGAAACAAAATTAAGGAAGATACGAGCTACACAAAGAATTCATTGAATTCTTGATGATTTTATATCACAaatctatttataaaatttttatttttttatttaattttgttaatttttttttaaaaaaatttaaatagactattatgtaaaaaaaaaaatttaaaataagtatgagCCCCATCAAGCCGCGGGCACGACACTGTCACGAACGTGCAAGCCACGTGGTGAGTCAGGTTGAGCTGTGCACGTATATGATTTTGTCCAATACtacttaaaattttaataaagtcaAAAAGAAAGATTTTCAATGTAATTCTTTCCCAAGTTTGTCTCCACCAAACACCAACGCATGGACCGAACGTCGTGGTTGTTTCAAGTAACCTTCATTGATTTCAACCTAACATTTCTTGGTTCGGAACGTGTTGTCGCTGCCACGTTAAACCAGCATGGTGACGATGGACGCGTTGTCCTCCGGCATGCGTTCCGCAGCTGTGCGACCATCGCGCGCGATATCTCGGCCGCCCCTCCGCCTGTCGACACGTGTAGCGGGAGCGGCCGAGACGAGCAGCCTAGGCTCGCGATCTTCTTGTCCTTCTTTACcactattttaatattattatttcctCACCTTCTCCCGAAAAACCTAATCTTTTTCTATGCCATTCATCTGAGGACATTTTAAGTCAACAACAAAAATGTTGCTACAGTAGTGAAGACTTATTTTGGCTTTTATTTTCTTCAGAGTTGTGTCACACTTCATCACTGTACCCTGATGAAATATTCACCATATAATGCAACATCAATTTACATAGCAAAAGAATAAAGGAATGAAAAGAGAGAATATCTCCCTATGTGGTATCTACATGTATACATTAAAAGATTTGTCGCGCAAAATGGTTGCAAGCCATGGCTAGTGACTCTTTGTGCAAGAAGAAGGTTCAACTACTTCCTCTAATAGATGTATGCTGGATACCTGTGAAACAAGTTGAGATGTACAGAACCAGAAAAACATGAAGTATGCCTGTAACCGTATGTCACAAAACTGAACCAAGTTATCAAATTATTTCTTCTTCTACTCCAGTGAAGACGATAGATGAGGCTCGTATAAATTTATCAAGATCACGAATTGTGGTAATGGAAGGATGCTAACCAAGTTATCAGTCCCATAGTTCCTACAATATTACCTGTAATGAGTAATTAAAGGAATAGGGATGCCTTAATACTATGCCAGTCCCCTGTTTCCTACCATATCTATTTGCCATGAACCATTAAAATAACTTCCCTTGACTGCATCTAATTACCATTGATCAAACATATGTCATAAGATCAAGAGCTTTCTGGCAATTCCGTCATCCTTCAGAATCTTCCCATATTTTCCAGTATGATAACATCGACGAATTGTTCACTCAAGACACTCGGAGCATGGGCTCTTTACTACTAGCATATAAGAAAACTGAAAAAGAATGCATGCAGATATCTAGATGTCAAGCaggttataattttaaaaaataatataaaatcaccCTCACGAGAGGGTGCAGCCGCTTGGCAGGACAAAACAATGCAATCCCCtaaactataaaattatattaaaaaaaaaaaatcacagtaCAACGTTGAAGTGCATTCAAGTTATTGGGTACCTAACCTTGGACTTGATGCCAATGTTGCAACACTGGTGCCACTATGTCTGACCGTGCAAACTTTGTCTTGTCGCCAATAGTTTCCTTCTATTCAAAATCTGACAGAATCTTCAGGTCATAGCTGCCCGGTGGGGTTTGCCCGCTTGTCTATAAGAAGTGTCAAACAAAACAGTGCGGGAGGGCAAACAAGTCTATCCATCTCAATGTGGAGTCAACATCTATATCCACAATTCCTTCCCTTTTGTTTCATATTCTGGTGGCATCAAATATTGGTTTCCCTAGTCTTACTGGCTTTCGCCTTGAGCTTAATTGCTCTTTTCCTTTGTTCTTTGTAAGAATTCCTtccaaaaatttatatatttggtGGCAGGCTTAATTTGCGGCTGTTTCATGGCACTGCCTTGAATTGGTGGTGGGATTTTCCCACTGCTTGATTGCAGTCCGCAATGGCACCCTACCTGCCAGCTGATCCATGGCTGATTTCCTTCACAATTAATATGGGTTGCATGGAATGACTCCAGCCATGTTTCAAATAAAGGGGATTAGAGTGGCTTAGGCATGGTTGCTACCATGTTATTTAAAATGGGTTTGCAATTAAACTCAATATATATTAtctgagtatatatatatatatcaattttcaAATTGCACATCAAATCTTAAATATGGCAACTACCCCTTCTGTGATCGAAAATCATCGCGTTATGTTTCACAGAACAATAGCATCACACTCTGTTGCTAAATTGGTTATCATATACGTTAGCAACTCCTGACAATAAGATGGACAAACATGGTACAAGCGGTTTCCCTGAACATAGCTGATACACCAGGACTGGTACATCCATCTTCATCGACCACTCTGTCAGAAGTTCTTCAAATGTTAAAAtgttttaacataaaatatacatatataggtGATATAAGTTTCAAGCACAGGGTGTATAAACTGGTGAAACAAAGCTTTACAGTACCAAAACTGTTCTTCAAATGTTAAAATGTTTAACATAAAACATACATATATGGGTCATAACAGTTTCAAGCACTGTGTGTATAAACCAGTAAAAACAAAGCTTTACAGTACCAAAACTCCTGATCCAATTAAgcagccattggaagcagaactttCTTAATGGGCTCATTCATTATAAAAGTTATGGCCGAGAAATCTGTGGTGGTTTCACAGGAAGTGAGGATTGGTTGAAGAGGTTAACACCCTCTGGTGATTGGAAGTCCCGAAGTGGATTTTGTGGACCTGGGAAAGGAGGTGAGTTTATCATTGAAAATCCTGGAAAAGGAGGCAGTCTTTGGGGAGGAAGGGCTGAGCCATAGCTATATGGCACGCCTGTCATTGACCCAGCAACCTGCACGAACCGTGTAGCTGGTGGAGGTGGTATTGCCATCAGCGGCATTAGAGGTGGTAGCATTTGTGGCTGATGGGTGGGGCCTGGATGTGTCAAAGGGGATGATGATGGCTGGGGTAGTGTTGGCTGGTATAGTGGATCAAGCTGTGGGAAAGGCCGAGGAGAAGCCTGAGAATGGGGTGGAATGTAAGGTGAGGTAACATTTTCTAGCCTGGGCCTTTTGGTGTCGGAAGAAGAGGAATCTTCCTTTGCAGCTGGGCCAATGACTCCTTCGGATGCCAGAGAAGAAAGGACAAAGCTAAGCATCTGGGCAGAGGAGGTTGATGCTGCCAACTTTGCTGCCACAGCGGCAGCTGCTGTTTTCCGCTGCTCTTCTTCAGTGCAGGGAACCTTCTCACAGGAAGGTCCCTGCTGGATGTATCTTACAGGAGCTGATTGCTCTCTATCTCCAGTGCTAGATGGAGCTTCTGTGATGTAAGTGGGAGAGGCTTCAGATTCCTTCAGCCTCTGTTCGGGTGGCATTTGCCCAAGGTTGCTGTTCAGTAATTGCTGACAGATGCTGCCTACTAGCTCATATCGAGATTGAGCAATCTGTTAACCCAGTAAAGAACTCATCAGTGTGAGAGCACCAACAAGATGTTGGACAAAGTGTTAATATTTCTGTAGTTCATAAAGCATCAAAAGCATATCTAAGAGTCTTATCATCCCTGAATATTCCTATTCACACAGATTCTTTGTATTAGCTAAGAAATATggacaaatttcaaattcaagagCAATGCTTCATTCACACTTGAATAATTAATTATCACAACCCAGCTTGGTAATAAGAAAGTTTTAGATATATTATAGGAACATGACTACCGCCAAATATTGACAAATCTCATTTCGTACAGTCCAGGATGATTTTATGAGTCCATCACCATTCCTACAGAAGCCTATACATCAGCACACAAGTCCAGAAGAATTTTTTCAACCATTAAAGTTGATCCTGTGTACAGTTCTAAGGCTCTACCATCTTGATCAGTCCATTGTTCTATTCTCTATTAGTACGACTTACAGAATTATCCTCAGAGGGAGTTTTCTAACCATTCCTAAACTACAACAACTCAACATTCTGATCTCTCCCATGCATCTTTTTTCATGACTAAACACTTTTATCTTCTATACTATGAATCATGcaacaacatgaaaaatatttctgGCCTTTTATATAATGAAGTCAAGATCCAAAAAAAAGAGACAAATAAAATCTTAGACTTCCGTTACAGCTGCACtactaaatttgaattcaaatattcaATTTTTGCCTTATTTATTCACACTGTCATTCCAATACCTTACTATACCTAGTTCGTTGTGAATTTTATATCGTCTTATCAGCAATCATCTTCATCAGGCTGCCTCAATATTTAAGGACATGTGATTTATTGCAAGATATCAATTTGAGTACCAACACCTAATATAAgtaccaattttctctttatatattAAACTGGAATCCAATTGAGGTTGTTTCTACCATCTTTAGCGCAGACCTCTAATACTTTTGCAGCATATACAATATGTTTATGAAGTTCCTGAACACAATAAAATCCCAATGTGAACCAACATATTTTTAGAGGGTGCCAACTGGTTAAGTTGGTAAAGTCACTAGGTGTTAGATATCAGTGACAAAAATTAGATCTCAGCCTCACCCCAATTTCACCGGACTTCattccatcctctctctctctctctaaacaaagaagaagaagaagaagaagaagaagaagaagaagaagaaagaagaagtaagaaagatggatagatagaaagaaagaaaggagaggttTTCAGGATAGAGTCATGGGCAAAAGGTCCCAGAAAAATAGGCTACTGCCTTGTATGCACATTGATTCACCCTTTAACATTTTGGAACTGAAAAATCCATTcaaaatctaataattttaatactaaaagcaataaaaaaaaaaatctcccaaAAAGATTCCAACTCGACCCATAGCCTTCACTCCTATTCTTCttacccttttcttcttcttcttcttcttccaaatttCCTGCTTCCTATGACCTCCTTTCTTTTCGGATGAAATTCTTCATTATGTCCCCATTTAAGTAATTTTTACAACTCACTTCTCATTTAAAGTGAGCAAGGTGCAAATGACACCTGAAACCTCCTAACATGATCACTTTTAGGGCCAAACTGCCACAACTTTACTATTTTCGTGTAATTGGATGTGCCAAACTGGAGTTAAACTGAAAAATTAACACCTACAGGTCCGACGACAAAAGCCAGATGTGGGATAAAAAATTTACACTTATAGAGACACTTCACCATTTTGACTTTTGGCCAGAAAATAGATGACACCAAGTTTgaacaaggaaaaagaagaaaaagaaaacaaggaaaagaaatgaaagagaaaaaaatgaaaaagaaagagagaaaagagtcgcTCCTCCATTAAGTCTGCTACAAGATAAAGAGAATAGCAGCATAACAAGGAAAAGAAACCCAACAAACAATTGAAACTAGGTTTACCATTTACTAAGTGATTAAGAGATATCTAAATAATGCAACTTAAAAAGAATTAGTAATAAAATCCACTTATTTGGTGGTTATGCATATATAGACACATAGATTGATCTGTTGGCCATATGACAAAGTAATAAGTTGAATAATTGGCACTGCTATAAAATGGCAATAAAATATGCCTGATCAAAATGAAGACAACACTGGAAAGTAGGTGGCATAGGTGGAGTATAACGTCCTAGAGACGGCGCAGCATCCTGATAGGAGTATAGCCACCAGGGCTCTACCTCCATGAGTATCTGAACACCATATTGATAAGATCTCATTCCTGGCATTCCTTCACAAGAATTTAAAGTGAAGAACGTCACATTTAGGCATGGTCATTAAGCAATGTATTTTAGAAAGCAAGATAAAGAGCACAGAGGTGCCTCTATCTGTCTAGCTATTACTGATTTCATGATTGATAAAATACACAATTAATGCTTGGTAGAAATCATATTTACACAACCAGCAGATCCATGAAAACACTGATTCTCAATAAAAAGTGTACATATCATATAACCAAATTTTGGGACCGATAAAACTGCCCTGAAAGCCCAGCAGAAAAGATGGATATGACCAAAACAAAAATAAGGTTACCTTAAGTTGATTACGGACTTGTTCGATCTTGAACTCCTGTCAATCAAGCCAAAAATCTTAATTTAACCAAAAGAGGATTtaaaacagaaaaataaaaataaaaataaaataactgcATGCAATCTTAAAATGTTCAAGTCTCTCAAGTCAATGAAaccattagttgacccacctgctCATGAATTGCCTCTCCTAAATGGGACACTAATGTTACTCTCAATGATTCAAGTGCTTTCAGTTGTTCTATGCATTCTCTCAGTGTGCTATGCTGCTCTTCTAACTCCTTTACGACTCTAGATCCACTGAGACTCCCTATCAATCCATGAAAAAAAGAATTTCCAaacagaaataaataaaaaataaaaataagtatcAAATACAATGACATATGGTCAAGAGAAGCAGAGGCTAATTCAATTGAGTTATATTAAGTCAGTAAAATAATAAAGATCACACTACTAAGAAGCAGggttaaaagaaaagaagataaaagcTGATATTTCAAAAATGCAAGATTAGTAATGAACAATTCTCTTACCAATCAACAGAAGAATGAGATGCAGTTGAGGAGCatgtttgatgaaaaattataaaaacacTTTTAGTCCTTTATATGTCATTTAGGAAAACAGGGTGTGCACTTCAATGAAAGAATATGAgacaaaaaataataaagaagatCAACTTAATAATTACTAAGATATTGGCTCAAAACTTATTAGTGATCACGACCCCAATGAGAAATAGCTATCAAGAAGACATGCAATTAATATGGCCATTCTTGAAACAATGATATCTAACATGGTGAAGCAACATTACTATAAAAACTAATTTACCTAACTTAAAATCACTTCCAATTTCCTTCTCCACCTTTTCAACACAACTAATAGCGGTTTGGCATTTTCCAAATAAAGCTTCCTCATCCACAGGGCCATCATATAAATGTTTGTAATCTGAAATGAGCTTTTCCAGTATACCATCACCACCATGTCGTTTCTGATATTGCCACAGAACAAAACAAATTGAATTAGTTTAACCTTGCAGGAAGGCATGTCCATAACATTGCTTACTCATTTAACATAAAGGTTGATGGATTTTCTTACCAACTTGTAATTAGTAAAATTTTCATTTCTATTTCTACCCTCGAAGTTCCTCCCCAAAAGCTCCTCTTTGAGAACTTGCCCCCGAGAACCAAAAACTTTGCGTTCTTCCCATATGTTAACCTGAACAGAGAACAAAGTATGGTATGAAGGGAAAGAAGAATTACAGTTGATCCAACAGCTTCACAGCAGATGAAAACAAGCTAGGGTTCAACTCCAGCTACAGAATATGGAAATATATTCTTATAGGAAAATCTTAATAACTTAAGAATTTCTCTAGGTAAACATATGAAGCCATGCATAGATACCTTTACAAGATTACAATTGTTATTGGATGAAAATGCAAATCCAAAACGCTAGACTACTACTCCATAGTCAATGCCACATTAAGGTGCTATTTGGCATCACTTTCATTCTTCttatttttaggaaaaaaaatatttttattttattttattttttgaaaaaaataaatatgtttagtatagttaattatttttaaaatataaacttgATGATGTTGGCCAAGGTGGTGATAGTGGTGGTGGGGATAGTGGAGGTCATAGTATTGTGGTGCAGCAGTCATAGTGGCGGTGGATGCAGTGATTGTGGTAATGGTTGTGATGGTGCAGCAGAGGCTATGGTGATGAACTGATGATGGTGGTGTGGTTGAGGTAATGGGTACGGCGGCAGCAATAGTTGTCATGATCGTAATGGTGGCGGTAGTAATGGTAGTGGGGAGAATGACGGCGGTAGTGATGGTGAAAATAACTAGTGACCAAGATTTATAGTACGTACTGGTTGATACTGATGCATACTGACTGTATTGTACAGTACTAAACCAGTATGCAATATGAAGAGTGATCGACACTTGATATGCCAAACTGGATATTGTACCGGACATACCAATACTATAATAGGATAGTACTAGTATAGGATCCGATTCTGAGATAACGAACCTTGGTGATAGTGATGGTTATGGTGGAGATAATGACAATAATGATAGTAGTGGCAATGGTGGTCGTAGAGATGAAAGCAATGccgagagaaaggaagagggaggagaaaaagaaagagaaagagagagagagggggggtaaGGGAGGGTGAGGGATAGGGAAGGAAAGGAGAGGGACAAACAGGGCAGTGCTCATCGGCCTCCCTATCTTCTGACCTCTCTCCCTCTATCTTGGCCTCTCTCTCCCTACcccaactctttcttttcctctatctcctccctctccctctctctctggcTCTCCCTTTGTCAGTACACTTTGGAATGGCATGATACAGTACCATACTATACTGCTATTGGAAAATCGATATGGATCCTTGTATGGTATAGCCAACCCTACCTATATCAGTTGCATATGAAAAATATGGTGGAGAGATCCTCCTTACTTTGCTAATAGGATGAGAATGAATTCTAAATATTTGTTATGGGAGACAACAAGTCCTAAGCAAGCCCAATTGTCATGAGAAGTGGGCAAGTATTGGCTAGGGTTTTTGCTCATGAGGCACCACACCACGGACTCATCCAAGTGACTAATGAGTAATTGAGTATGGGTTGGATAGATCGTTGCTCATCACGATGCACTACACTAACCTGAAGACGATATCAGAGGCAGCCATAAATAGGAGTTCTTTTGGATTGAGGATGGATTCATAAGGTTGGACCCAAATAATTGGGACAAAGCTTGATCATTATGTTTTATGGTTATCTAGTTTCCAACAAGCAAAGGCTAGGATATAAACTTGATCTGCAATTCAACACATGCTTTTTTGAATCAACTGTTGGTCCGCATGTAAAGACTACTGCTAGTACAAAAGAATATGAAAAATGACCTGTTCTTGACTAAACAGCAATACTACCAAACGATGACTGTGATCTCAAATTTATTTAAATGGGCAGACAATTGTAAAAGTTCTTCAATATATTAGTTTGCCATAGGTAAATTAATATCCTATTCTTCTGCCAATTCATTGACAGTATGGTTGATTTAAGTTTATTGATACTTTAATTTGCCATGGGTAATTGATATCTTATTCTTCTGCCAGTTCATTGATAGTATGGTTGTTTTTCCAATTCTTTTGCTGTTTTCTATCATCTATATATCTGAATACTAAACCCTAAAACAAAACAAGTTTCATTGCGATTCTATTGCAAGGCAAAGAAAAATCAATTCAAAAAATAATAGAGCTAAATGATGCGGGCAATATGATGGCAAGGCATGTGTATATGTTGGGGCTCACTCCCATGGCTAACCACTTCTATGCTGTGTTTCTTTTTAAAAAACTAAGCCGCAAAGAGGTGATCCGTGAACATAAGCCTACAAGATTAAGGGTGTCCaaaacttcaaaaaaataaattaaaaaaaaaataaagatggattAAGGGTGTCCACATCAAGTGTCATATGGCAAGCACATTGTTGAATGTAGTCCGCCCTATTATGTATTATATTCAGAAGAGGTCCAGGACTCTAAACAAAACCATGGGTACTAAGGGCTGATAAGAAGAGATGCCAAAGTGCCATAATTTACCAATCCAAACCCTAGCCACCCCTATGCACTGCTACCTACACATACTCTGAACTCGCAGAATCATATTTCAAATATGCATCTCTTTTCTCTCCTTCACTCCTCCAAGTTTCCCTCTTGTTCCACCACTTCTGTTCCTCAATTCCTTCATTTCATTCCTTTGGCCACAGCAAGACCAAATTTCCCCTCTTCCTTTGATTCTTTTCTTTGCCTAGCACATAGACATGAGGCTTGGCAGAGGTGCACTCCCTCTTTCATGTCATGGTTAGACCTTCAAGTTCATTTTTCTCCCCTTTAACAGAATCTTGTTCTCCCTCACTACTCATGGATCTTCTTCAACTTACTGCCaaatgatcttcttcttctctcttctctttatctAGGGCTCAGTGTGCTAATTATATGGAACACTGATGAGCGCATGACTGCTGCTTATTTAGATCTTCTTTTACTCAAATCCTTGATGATGTTTCGATTTTCTAAATGATTACATAACTATTCTTATGCAACTAAGAAGAAATTTGTTTAATGCTTTTACGCAGACAGCTAAAGGACCTTTTTCTCGGTTTCCACATGCTTGAATCTACTGATTTTCATGTGTGTGCATTCTTTTTTGCCGAAAATTTGCATGTTAAGAGACCAGTCTGCACAAACATAGCACTAATCTCAGCATATATCACAAATTCTCTGTTCTCCATTGCATAGACACATCACCAGAAACTGTTATCATTCTTTACATGGGTACAACAATCATAAATGCAAGAAGCTAAAGTTCACCGTCTCAGTACCCGGCCCCACACCAGTGCCAACCATTACTATGTTGGTATGGGACCAATTTGGCATACTAAATATTGGTACACCCACTGTAGCGCATACCATTGCCAAACCGGTATGGTATGGCATACCCTGTACTGCCTGGTTTGGCACAGTATGGTAAACTTTGCAAGAAGCTAATAAAAGCAAAAATTATGCAGAGAAATTACACCTACAAAAAGAATGCTGCCAGAAAATAAATGTGCTGATAATAGATGCATTCCATAATCCATGGTTTTGCGTTCAGATTTGATATATGAGCATAAGATGAGGGTCTTGAAAGTAAGAGTGGGTAAGTTTAGTCATTCATTAACATAACTGAACCTGTTTAAGCATGTACCAGAGCTGGAAACCAGGAACTGGTTCAGAATATAATGGTCAGAAATGCAAAAAACGATTCCATGGTAAGAGCATGTTATTTCATTCACCTAAAAGAAGACTTATGAGAGGGGAAAGGAGGTTTTTCCACTAGAGAATGTAGGCTCTTCTCCCTGAAGTTTTGAAGATGGAGAGCTCTTCCAGTCAGTTTATGAATTTCAGTATTCTCTTGCAAGCATTGTATGCAAGTGCCACCAAAGTCAGCATAAGTAGACTATGAACAAGAATACGGATTCATGTACATCCATGTTTATATTTTCAGTATGTGACAAATATCTTGATAGGAGTACAGAAGGGTCAGGGACTCAGGAGCGAGCATGCATATTGTCAGGAAATTCAAGTACTCAGGTATGAATCAAGAAAAGAAACTACATCAGGAACAGGTGTTCAACTTTATCATACA from Elaeis guineensis isolate ETL-2024a chromosome 9, EG11, whole genome shotgun sequence includes these protein-coding regions:
- the LOC105051032 gene encoding uncharacterized protein codes for the protein MSGTFNGHILVDKLAKLNNSQQSIETLSHWCIFHRNKASQVVEIWNKQFHSTPPEKQVSFLYLANDILQNSRRKGLEFVTEFWKVLPDALNNVLENGDEFGRNAVLRLVNIWEERKVFGSRGQVLKEELLGRNFEGRNRNENFTNYKLKRHGGDGILEKLISDYKHLYDGPVDEEALFGKCQTAISCVEKVEKEIGSDFKLGSLSGSRVVKELEEQHSTLRECIEQLKALESLRVTLVSHLGEAIHEQEFKIEQVRNQLKIAQSRYELVGSICQQLLNSNLGQMPPEQRLKESEASPTYITEAPSSTGDREQSAPVRYIQQGPSCEKVPCTEEEQRKTAAAAVAAKLAASTSSAQMLSFVLSSLASEGVIGPAAKEDSSSSDTKRPRLENVTSPYIPPHSQASPRPFPQLDPLYQPTLPQPSSSPLTHPGPTHQPQMLPPLMPLMAIPPPPATRFVQVAGSMTGVPYSYGSALPPQRLPPFPGFSMINSPPFPGPQNPLRDFQSPEGVNLFNQSSLPVKPPQISRP